A stretch of the Desulforamulus ferrireducens genome encodes the following:
- a CDS encoding DUF3794 domain-containing protein, translating into MGKHECEPKCGRVQLLCESVVNVNPPMTKIVGERFKVNILEHTTFSGNVLVKGCVEKITMYLHEHDHKKDNCCEKDGKDGKDCKKDNAKDGAKKSECADMTYLKESYCKQVKCVEGVVHYLESTMEFSAVVEVPGVKCGDKCHITAKVKDVGDFIAIERDKKGHVTKGKENFILDIKVCCDDK; encoded by the coding sequence ATGGGTAAGCATGAGTGTGAACCTAAATGTGGAAGAGTACAATTACTCTGTGAAAGTGTAGTTAACGTAAACCCACCCATGACAAAAATTGTTGGCGAAAGGTTTAAGGTAAATATTTTGGAACATACCACATTTAGTGGTAACGTTTTGGTAAAAGGGTGCGTTGAAAAAATTACTATGTATTTGCATGAGCACGACCACAAAAAGGATAACTGCTGCGAAAAAGACGGCAAGGATGGTAAGGATTGCAAAAAAGATAACGCCAAAGATGGCGCTAAGAAATCTGAATGTGCTGATATGACCTATTTGAAAGAAAGTTATTGTAAACAAGTGAAATGTGTTGAAGGAGTAGTTCATTATCTGGAAAGCACTATGGAGTTTAGTGCCGTGGTAGAAGTACCCGGTGTTAAATGTGGCGATAAGTGCCATATTACCGCTAAGGTTAAGGATGTTGGCGACTTTATAGCCATTGAACGTGATAAGAAGGGTCATGTTACTAAGGGTAAAGAAAACTTTATTTTGGATATTAAAGTATGTTGCGATGATAAATAG
- a CDS encoding CotH kinase family protein, producing MGDKITLPTYSLFIKPQDLRQLRSDIWSNEHIPAKLKVGHSTYHIEIAYRGALTRDLPKKSFHINFIKPGTFQGGREIHLNAEYLDPSLIRNKLSLDFFKSLGVLSPEAKYVLLSLNGTVLGIYLQLESVDDLFLKKRGLPQGPIIYAHNDDANFSFLDPDTEEIKESLFDGYKLKCGQEADEDRLCEMIYKINTLSRSDFSQEIRRYMDIEKYLRWLAGVVCTQNYDGFIQNYALYANPTTNLYEMIPWDYDGTWGRDCHGQVMEPDYFPIQGANTLTARLLDIDEFRHRYRNLLEEILATLFTPEFLEPQITANYQLLRPHIRQDPHKRKAVAKFEAEPSFILDFISKRNSYLKNQLATLL from the coding sequence ATGGGTGATAAAATAACGCTGCCAACCTATTCCCTTTTCATAAAGCCCCAGGATCTCCGGCAACTGCGCAGTGATATTTGGAGCAATGAGCATATTCCAGCTAAACTCAAGGTGGGTCACAGCACTTATCATATTGAGATCGCCTATCGAGGAGCACTTACCCGGGATTTACCGAAAAAATCCTTTCATATAAACTTTATTAAGCCTGGAACCTTTCAAGGAGGCAGAGAAATTCATTTAAATGCTGAGTACCTGGACCCTTCGTTAATACGCAACAAATTATCCTTGGACTTTTTTAAGAGTCTAGGCGTCCTGAGCCCCGAGGCCAAATATGTTCTACTGTCCTTAAATGGGACAGTCCTGGGCATCTATTTGCAACTGGAATCAGTGGATGACCTGTTTTTAAAGAAGCGGGGTTTACCTCAGGGACCCATTATTTATGCCCATAATGATGATGCCAACTTTTCCTTTCTCGACCCTGATACCGAAGAAATTAAGGAGTCCCTCTTTGACGGCTATAAATTAAAGTGCGGCCAGGAAGCAGATGAAGACCGGCTCTGTGAAATGATTTATAAAATAAATACCCTGTCGCGTTCAGATTTTAGCCAAGAAATACGCCGGTACATGGATATAGAAAAGTACTTGCGTTGGTTAGCCGGGGTAGTTTGTACGCAAAACTATGATGGATTTATTCAAAATTACGCCCTCTATGCTAACCCCACCACCAACTTGTATGAGATGATACCCTGGGATTATGATGGAACCTGGGGACGGGATTGTCATGGGCAAGTGATGGAGCCTGATTACTTTCCTATTCAGGGGGCCAATACCCTCACAGCACGGTTGCTGGATATAGATGAATTTCGACACCGCTACCGTAATTTGCTGGAGGAAATTTTGGCTACCCTCTTCACCCCGGAGTTCCTGGAACCACAAATTACAGCCAACTATCAACTACTTCGCCCTCATATTAGGCAAGATCCCCATAAGCGGAAAGCTGTGGCAAAATTCGAGGCAGAACCATCCTTTATTCTTGATTTTATTAGCAAGAGAAACAGCTACCTAAAAAATCAATTGGCTACTCTCCTGTAA